The genomic region GCCCTTCGGGCCGCCTTGGAGTCGATTGTCTCTCCGGGCTTGCCCGTGCTCCGGGCATCGAGGCATTATAACCGATGGGGCCGGTGATTTCCACAGCGGCCTCTTCCCTTCGCAGCGGCGCCGCACGGGTTTTCCTTGACAATGGCGGCCCGGAAAAGTATGATTAATGAGCCTCTCCTGTAAGTGACAGAAAGATCGGTGAGACCATGAAAAAGATAGTATTTATAGAACCCAATCCCCCGGACTTCCATATCTTCTCGAGGATGCCGCTTCCCCGGCTCGGCACGGTGCTGCTCGGCACCAGGCTGCGCGAGGCGGGCTACGAAGTCAAGAGCTACGTTGAGAGCGTGGGAGAGCTCGACCTGGAGGATGTCTTCTCGGCCGACGCCGTGGGCATATCGACCATAACCTCCACGTCCATGCGCTCCTACGAGATCGCCAAGCTGCTGCGCGCCGCGGGCATACCTGTCTTCATGGGAGGCGCCCACGTGACGTACATGCCCGAGGAGGCGCTCCGCTACTGCGACTACGTGCTGCGCGGCGAGTCCGACGACGTGATCGTGGACTTCGTCAGGGCCCTTGAAAGGGGCGGGGGCTTCGAGAAGATACCGGGGCTGTCATTCCGGCGCGACGGCGAGGTGGTCCACAACGAGGGCGTGTCGTTCTGCAAGGACCTCGACACGCTGCCCTGTCCCGACTTCAGCTTCGTCAGCGGCCTCGAGACCCAGGGGCTTAAGAAGCTGGAGATAACGCCCATCATGACCTCGCGGGGCTGTCCCTACGACTGCAGTTTCTGCTCGGTCACCTCCATGTTCGGCCACCGCTACCGCTTCCGCAGCCACGAGATGGTCATCCGGGAGCTCGAAAACCACCGCGAGCAGGAGGGCGACTGGGTCTTCTTCTACGACGACAACTTCGCCGCCCACAGGAAGAGGACCAAGGAGCTGCTCCACAGGATGATAGAAAA from Deltaproteobacteria bacterium harbors:
- a CDS encoding B12-binding domain-containing radical SAM protein; this translates as MKKIVFIEPNPPDFHIFSRMPLPRLGTVLLGTRLREAGYEVKSYVESVGELDLEDVFSADAVGISTITSTSMRSYEIAKLLRAAGIPVFMGGAHVTYMPEEALRYCDYVLRGESDDVIVDFVRALERGGGFEKIPGLSFRRDGEVVHNEGVSFCKDLDTLPCPDFSFVSGLETQGLKKLEITPIMTSRGCPYDCSFCSVTSMFGHRYRFRSHEMVIRELENHREQEGDWVFFYDDNFAAHRKRTKELLHRMIEKDLTPLWTAQVRVEVARDQELLDLMRRSNCHTVYIGLESINPRTLEAYNKKQSVEDIEKCIRTLHDNGIRVHGMFVFGSDDDTVDTIDETVRFCKRNDIESVQFLILTPLPGTKFFFEMERQGRILTRDWALYDAHHVVFEPRLMSCYELQSEMLRATREFYSLWQIAKRAVRLDLFNVSIKAYGRNLVRQWTKKNQYFLDYTKSLADRAGKRIELAAKQTAEDIKDKFRKLEMAGSLSIPKTHHMS